From the Palaemon carinicauda isolate YSFRI2023 chromosome 42, ASM3689809v2, whole genome shotgun sequence genome, one window contains:
- the LOC137633356 gene encoding uncharacterized protein, protein MPRKLWKVRLACPNSFCEGHQLTSAGIYPRVRQVLDIDGYYNLAAEYLECGRCKGKLISWSGAITRQLDVGHRGRFPVLLTYRYACDLRVAILMRQRGLGNSVTQIRKKLVEERTVAWHVRVNSYMTDCVTIMDAAAKNSLVVPKPTDPPAMPELPRAGWLLKVFSNDVITRLDEVKASITSVFGNILKMDSTKKVVKKLGGHSARTASWATNIGNEYGQVLMSVLTASEGYGIEPMVKGIVRRYKDAGVTPPHTLYVDRDCCGKKSAMRSMFKEWPDLKIRLDVWHFMRRFAAGVTSDSHPLYGLFMSRLSACIFEWSAEDIKRLKQAKRAELLEQKIRVPSDYDVCDRITRNELALHCRRRTRGVEETTHLIDELLEALSSDQGRDTLGVPLLDADRIWDIWASQKRHMACIQDPEGISLYTETGKLRKGGIVLPVLRCARGSTSLESFHLHLNRFIPGTTASGMHFQAYLLEGLSRWNEDRANAAVEMDVSPYSTSRELYSGPLKAATNDLSHSVFGKPIHPSYCAPRQYTGELIGIEYLYSQTGEALQDLTLDPDSEEARDLEDFSDDEDEGYDKPDSAANDKTLSTYDLEPRTRKSSIKRRLFKNPDSAAVTSNRQASLTDEGTGGETPTFHDSPKVN, encoded by the exons ATGCCTCGTAAATTATGGAAGGTACGTCTGGCCTGTCCAAATTCATTCTGCGAGGGCCATCAGCTGACCTCCGCCGGGATCTACCCCCGAGTACGCCAAGTTCTGGATATTGATGGCTATTACAACTTGGCTGCTGAATATCTGGAGTGTGGTCGGTGCAAGGGCAAATTGATCAGTTGGAGTGGCGCCATCACTCGCCAATTGGACGTGGGACACCGTGGCCGGTTCCCTGTTCTCTTGACTTACCGCTATGCCTGCGACCTGCGGGTGGCAATACTAATGCGGCAGCGTGGACTAGGGAACAGCGTCACCCAGATACGCAAGAAGCTGGTGGAGGAGCGCACTGTGGCATGGCATGTGAGGGTCAATAGCTACATGACCGACTGTGTTACCATCATGGATGCCGCTGCCAAGAACTCTCTCGTTGTGCCGAAGCCCACGGACCCCCCTGCCATGCCTGAACTTCCTCGCGCGGGCTGGCTACTGAAGGTGTTCTCAAACGATGTCATCACGAGGCTAGATGAGGTCAAGGCCAGTATAACGTCTGTCTTTGGGAACATACTGAAGATGGATTCCACCAAGAAG GTGGTGAAGAAACTGGGAGGCCACAGCGCCCGGACTGCATCGTGGGCCACTAATATTGGCAACGAATACGGTCAGGTGCTGATGAGTGTCCTTACTGCTAGCGAGGGTTACGGCATAGAACCCATGGTAAAGGGCATCGTACGTAGGTACAAGGATGCAGGTGTCACTCCGCCGCACACTCTATATGTGGACCGAGATTGCTGTGGGAAGAAGTCAGCCATGCGGAGCATGTTCAAGGAATGGCCAGACCTCAAAATCAGGCTCGACGTATGGCATTTCATGAGACGCTTCGCGGCTGGTGTCACCAGTGACTCCCACCCGCTGTACGGCTTATTCATGAGCCGACTCTCGGCCTGCATATTCGAGTGGAGCGCTGAGGACATCAAACGTCTGAAACAAGCCAAGCGTGCCGAGCTCCTGGAGCAGAAGATTCGGGTTCCCTCCGACTATGACGTGTGTGATCGTATCACACGGAATGAACTGGCCCTCCACTGCCGACGCAGGACACGTGGTGTAGAGGAGACTACCCATTTGATTGATGAGTTACTGGAGGCGTTGAGCAGCGACCAGGGTCGGGACACGCTGGGTGTTCCGCTGCTGGACGCtgaccgcatctgggacatttgGGCATCTCAGAAACGTCACATGGCCTGCATACAAGACCCAGAGGGGATCTCTTTGTACACGGAGACGGGCAAGCTGCGGAAAGGCGGCATTGTGCTGCCTGTCTTGAGATGTGCTAGAGGTTCCACATCTCTGGAGTCTTTCCACCTCCACCTGAACCGGTTCATACCAG GAACGACTGCAAGCGGTATGCACTTTCAGGCATACCTGCTGGAGGGCCTGTCACGCTGGAACGAGGACAGGGCTAATGCTGCGGTAGAGATGGATGTGTCTCCTTATTCCACATCTAGGGAACTCTACAGTGGCCCGCTGAAGGCGGCCACTAATGACCTCAGCCACAGTGTCTTCGGGAAGCCGATCCACCCCTCGTACTGTGCTCCTCGTCAATACACAG gtGAACTCATAGGTATAGAATACCTATACAGCCAGACAGGCGAGGCTCTTCAAGATCTGACGTTGGACCCAGACAGCGAGGAGGCGCGTGATCTGGAGGACTTTTCGGATGATGAAGATGAGGGTTATGACAAGCCTGATAGTGCTGCAAATGACAAGACCCTCTCTACGTATGATCTGGAGCCCCGAACAAGAAAATCCAGCATCAAACGTAGACTCTTCAAGAATCCTGACAGCGCGGCGGTAACATCAAACAGGCAGGCATCATTGACTGATGAGGGCACAGGTGGTGAGACGCCAACATTTCACGACTCCCCAAAGGTAAATTAG